Proteins from a genomic interval of Phlebotomus papatasi isolate M1 chromosome 3, Ppap_2.1, whole genome shotgun sequence:
- the LOC129805830 gene encoding COP9 signalosome complex subunit 8: MLPENIDQQIMALEKQELEAPNGVASLQLYTELFAAYLFKNELSQARFLWKRIPQNIKSGNAELERMFTVLQCLWSNKNFEFYKAITYEWSKPIAKIMGELKEKVQAETINLIGRAYSSIFENVFVEMTNYSPDTVTETCKSLNWEVIDGPYPRLIIPKKPPVEKMAVTTCEDQLQKLTDFVSFLEN, encoded by the exons ATGCTGCCGGAAAATATTGATCAGCAAATTATGGCTCTGGAGAAACAGGAATTAGAG GCTCCCAATGGAGTGGCTTCTCTTCAACTCTACACAGAACTATTTGCGGCTTAtctgtttaaaaatgaatt GAGTCAAGCGAGGTTTCTCTGGAAGCGAATCCCACAGAATATCAAATCCGGAAATGCTGAACTTGAGCGAATGTTTACAGTGCTACAATGCCTGTGGTCCAATAAGAATTTTGAGTTCTACAAGGCTATCACATACGAGTGGTCCAAGCCAATTGCTAAAATCATGGGTGAACTGAAGGAAAAAGTCCAGGCAGAGACGATAAATCTCATAGGACGAGCATACAGCTCGATTTTCGAGAATGTTTTTGTGGAAATGACAAATTACAGCCCGGATACTGTCACAGAAACCTGCAAAAGTCTCAACTGGGAGGTAATCGATGGGCCCTACCCGCGACTCATCATCCCCAAGAAACCCCCAGTGGAAAAAATGGCCGTTACAACTTGTGAAGATCAACTGCAGAAGCTCACGGACTTTGTCTCATTTCTGGAGAATTAA